The following proteins come from a genomic window of Anaerobutyricum hallii:
- a CDS encoding IS1182 family transposase, with product MKTTKIIQKDYSLSSMNYQLKLPFELEVLIPDDDPVRLLSVFVEELELTDLYRSYGKIKKDQVTPRQMFKIVIYAAMNHIYSSRDIETACRRDINFMYLLEGKPAPDHATIARFLSLHLSQCSKKTLAEVTEMLYSLGEISGTHIFIDGTKIESAANRYTFVWKKAVTKHQQRLCQKIAVFVEECEILYGIRFIFNGKKFGLRTLKKIRKRLYKIKEEEGIVFVHGIGKRKSQIQKSIETLEGSMEKLKEYTQKIHLCGDRNSYSKTDPDATFMRMKEDHMQNGQLKPAYNLQHGVDSEYITWLDVTQRPTDTRTLIPFVKDMEEHLSFHYRDIVADAGYESEENYLFLEENGQTAYIKPNNYEQSKKRRYKQDIGRMENMTYDPEQDHYVCFNGKKIIWKYDRKEKTATGYQRITSVYECIECAGCPYKTKCIKGNNSRIPIEERVKRLYVSKTMKEKRREDLERITSGYGTQLRMNRSIQAEGSFADVKADMAFRRYTYRGIDNVTAQSVVLAIAHNINKLHNKIQNDKTGRHLFELKKTA from the coding sequence ATGAAAACTACAAAAATTATACAGAAAGATTATAGCCTATCTTCGATGAATTATCAATTAAAACTTCCCTTTGAACTGGAAGTTTTGATCCCGGACGATGACCCGGTCCGCCTGTTAAGTGTGTTTGTGGAGGAGCTGGAACTGACGGATCTGTACCGGTCTTACGGAAAGATCAAAAAAGACCAGGTGACACCGCGTCAGATGTTCAAGATCGTGATCTATGCTGCCATGAACCATATCTATTCCAGCAGGGATATTGAAACTGCCTGCCGGAGGGATATCAATTTCATGTATCTGTTAGAAGGAAAACCTGCACCAGACCATGCAACCATTGCCAGGTTCCTCTCCCTTCATTTATCCCAGTGTTCTAAAAAGACATTAGCAGAAGTGACGGAAATGCTCTACAGCCTTGGTGAGATATCCGGGACCCATATCTTTATTGACGGGACAAAAATTGAATCTGCAGCAAACCGGTATACATTTGTATGGAAGAAAGCAGTGACAAAACATCAGCAGAGGCTTTGCCAAAAGATTGCAGTCTTTGTGGAAGAATGCGAGATACTGTATGGGATCCGTTTTATTTTTAATGGAAAGAAATTCGGTTTGAGAACTCTGAAAAAGATTCGGAAAAGACTCTACAAGATTAAAGAGGAAGAAGGGATCGTGTTCGTCCATGGGATTGGAAAAAGAAAAAGCCAGATCCAAAAATCCATTGAAACACTGGAAGGATCCATGGAAAAACTGAAGGAATACACACAGAAGATCCACCTCTGCGGTGACAGGAATAGTTATTCTAAAACAGATCCGGATGCTACTTTTATGAGGATGAAAGAAGACCATATGCAGAACGGACAGCTGAAACCAGCCTATAATCTTCAGCATGGTGTGGATTCCGAATACATTACATGGCTTGATGTAACGCAGAGGCCGACAGATACCAGGACCCTGATCCCGTTTGTAAAAGATATGGAGGAACACCTGTCGTTCCATTATCGGGATATCGTTGCGGATGCCGGTTACGAAAGTGAAGAAAACTATCTGTTTCTCGAAGAAAACGGCCAGACCGCCTATATCAAGCCGAATAACTATGAACAATCAAAGAAACGCAGGTATAAACAGGATATCGGAAGAATGGAAAATATGACATACGATCCGGAGCAGGATCATTATGTTTGTTTTAATGGAAAGAAGATCATTTGGAAATATGACCGAAAAGAAAAAACAGCAACGGGTTATCAGAGGATCACATCTGTCTACGAATGCATTGAATGTGCGGGATGTCCCTATAAAACAAAGTGTATCAAAGGGAATAACAGCAGGATCCCAATAGAAGAAAGAGTAAAAAGGCTTTATGTTTCCAAGACGATGAAAGAAAAAAGAAGGGAAGATCTGGAACGGATTACCAGCGGGTATGGGACACAGCTGAGGATGAACCGGAGTATCCAGGCAGAAGGCTCGTTTGCGGATGTAAAAGCAGACATGGCATTCCGGCGGTACACATACCGGGGCATAGACAATGTGACTGCCCAGAGTGTAGTCCTGGCGATCGCCCATAATATAAACAAGCTTCATAATAAGATCCAAAATGACAAGACAGGGAGGCACCTGTTTGAACTGAAAAAGACAGCATAA
- a CDS encoding helix-turn-helix domain-containing protein — MKENKYTISEAARLLSVENHVLRYWEEELELKIPRNELGHRYYREEEIQLLHCIKELKNKGFQLKAVKEVLPDLEQKKLIDIHKLLTTQEELENQELEQLEQARQKEITQREEVQRQDTPKENRRKEIEEKNKNIAGRNREETEADSGKNCKVIAIHNKTEDAAVAEREAKMQQFEDIMGRIVGKALREQAENLGDAMGNHLCNKMLREVDELMVEQEQREEERYKRLDETIRSVQKARQEVAVSKDGTRKKSLFFRKNKRKL, encoded by the coding sequence ATGAAAGAAAACAAATATACCATCTCAGAAGCCGCCCGGCTTTTGTCGGTGGAAAATCATGTCCTTCGTTACTGGGAAGAGGAACTTGAACTTAAAATACCAAGAAATGAACTGGGGCACCGCTATTATCGTGAAGAAGAAATACAGCTGTTACACTGTATCAAAGAATTAAAGAATAAAGGCTTTCAATTAAAAGCAGTCAAAGAAGTACTGCCGGATTTAGAGCAAAAAAAGCTGATTGATATACATAAACTACTGACAACACAGGAAGAACTTGAGAATCAGGAATTAGAACAGCTAGAACAGGCAAGGCAAAAAGAAATAACACAAAGAGAAGAGGTACAAAGACAAGATACACCAAAAGAAAACAGAAGAAAAGAAATCGAAGAAAAAAATAAAAACATAGCAGGAAGAAACAGAGAAGAGACAGAAGCTGATTCTGGAAAAAACTGCAAAGTGATTGCGATTCATAATAAAACAGAAGATGCCGCTGTTGCAGAACGAGAAGCGAAAATGCAGCAATTTGAAGATATTATGGGCCGGATTGTTGGAAAAGCACTTCGTGAACAGGCAGAAAATCTTGGAGATGCCATGGGGAATCATCTCTGCAATAAAATGCTTCGGGAAGTAGACGAGCTGATGGTAGAGCAGGAACAGCGCGAAGAGGAACGATATAAACGGCTGGATGAAACAATCCGAAGTGTTCAAAAAGCAAGACAGGAAGTAGCAGTATCCAAAGATGGCACAAGAAAAAAGAGCCTGTTTTTCCGTAAAAATAAGCGGAAATTATAA
- the dnaB gene encoding replicative DNA helicase, which produces MPTVDENFIKRIQPHSEEAERSVLGSMLMDRDAIVEAEDILTKEDFYQRQYGIVFEAMVELYREGKAVDLITLQNKLKEKEVPEELMSLDFFRDLVEVVPTAANIGQYAKIVHDKATLRALIKVTENIGNECYLGKEDTEAILEKTEKDIFGLLQNRNRMSDFVPIQQIVLNSLSAIEEASKTKGRVTGVATGFTELDYKLTGLHPAELILVAARPAMGKTAFVLNIAQYAAFKDNHAVAMFSLEMSKEQLVTRLMASESMVDSQQMRTGDLRDSDWEKLLEGAALIGNSKLIIDDTATTLAEIRSKCRKYKQTYGIELVVIDYLQLMTGSESRRNESRQQEISEISRALKVLARELDVPIIALSQLSRAVEARQDHKPMLSDLRESGAIEQDADVVMFLYRDEYYNPDTEKKNLAEVIVAKQRNGSTGSVELVWLGQYTKFANKERVM; this is translated from the coding sequence ATGCCAACAGTAGACGAGAATTTTATAAAAAGAATACAGCCTCACAGTGAGGAGGCGGAGCGTTCCGTTTTAGGTTCCATGCTGATGGACAGGGATGCTATCGTTGAGGCAGAAGATATCCTCACGAAGGAAGACTTTTATCAGCGCCAGTACGGAATCGTATTTGAGGCAATGGTAGAACTTTACCGGGAAGGAAAGGCAGTCGATCTGATTACTCTCCAGAATAAGCTAAAAGAAAAGGAAGTTCCGGAAGAACTGATGAGCCTTGACTTTTTTCGTGATCTGGTAGAAGTAGTTCCTACAGCAGCTAATATTGGACAGTATGCAAAGATCGTTCACGATAAAGCAACGTTACGTGCACTGATTAAGGTGACGGAGAATATCGGGAATGAATGTTATCTTGGGAAAGAAGATACGGAAGCGATTCTTGAAAAAACAGAGAAAGATATTTTCGGTCTTCTACAGAATCGAAACCGTATGTCAGACTTTGTTCCAATTCAGCAGATCGTTTTGAATTCTTTAAGTGCGATAGAAGAAGCCTCAAAGACAAAAGGGCGGGTTACCGGTGTAGCTACTGGTTTTACAGAGCTTGATTATAAACTGACCGGCCTTCATCCGGCAGAGCTTATTCTTGTGGCTGCACGTCCGGCAATGGGAAAGACAGCATTCGTCCTTAATATTGCACAGTATGCAGCGTTTAAAGATAATCATGCCGTTGCCATGTTCAGTCTTGAGATGTCAAAAGAACAGCTTGTAACAAGACTCATGGCATCAGAATCCATGGTAGATTCTCAGCAGATGCGAACCGGTGATCTAAGAGATTCCGACTGGGAAAAGCTTTTAGAGGGCGCTGCCCTTATCGGTAATTCAAAGCTTATCATTGATGATACAGCGACAACGCTGGCAGAGATTCGTTCTAAATGTCGAAAATACAAGCAGACATACGGAATAGAGCTGGTCGTGATCGATTACCTTCAGCTTATGACCGGAAGCGAATCCCGAAGGAATGAATCGAGACAGCAGGAAATCTCCGAGATTTCCAGAGCACTTAAAGTTTTAGCAAGGGAACTGGATGTTCCGATCATTGCCCTCTCGCAGCTTTCGCGAGCAGTAGAGGCAAGACAGGATCATAAACCGATGCTTTCAGACCTTCGAGAGTCAGGAGCGATCGAGCAGGATGCCGATGTAGTTATGTTCCTGTACAGAGATGAATATTATAATCCGGATACCGAGAAAAAGAATCTGGCAGAAGTAATTGTTGCCAAGCAGAGAAACGGTTCTACCGGAAGTGTCGAGCTGGTATGGCTTGGTCAGTATACGAAGTTTGCGAATAAAGAGCGGGTTATGTAG
- the rplI gene encoding 50S ribosomal protein L9, translating into MKVILLEDVKSLGKKGQLVEVNAGYARNFILPKKLGVEATNKNINDLKLQKAHEDKVAAEQLAAAKVLAEELKDKSVELKMKVGEGGRTFGAISTKEIAAAAKEQLGYDIDKKKISVNEAIKSLGVHNVKIKLHPKVTAELKVKVIEK; encoded by the coding sequence ATGAAAGTTATTTTATTAGAAGACGTAAAGTCTCTTGGAAAAAAAGGTCAGTTAGTGGAAGTGAATGCAGGATATGCAAGAAACTTTATTCTTCCAAAGAAGCTTGGTGTAGAAGCTACCAACAAAAATATCAATGATTTAAAGCTTCAGAAGGCACATGAAGATAAGGTGGCAGCAGAACAGTTAGCAGCAGCGAAAGTTCTTGCAGAAGAACTCAAAGATAAGAGCGTAGAGCTTAAGATGAAAGTAGGAGAAGGCGGACGTACATTTGGCGCAATCTCCACAAAAGAAATCGCCGCAGCAGCGAAAGAACAGCTTGGTTACGATATCGATAAAAAGAAGATTTCCGTAAATGAAGCAATCAAGAGCCTTGGTGTTCATAATGTAAAGATTAAGTTACATCCTAAAGTAACTGCAGAACTTAAAGTAAAAGTAATTGAAAAGTAA
- a CDS encoding DHH family phosphoesterase → MKREKNISRKVALNLWLPIIVVVFILVAALGVIEVNPGLGYTILVGDVIYLIASVLCYEYTEKMINNELLTAGFEQSQIQKQILKDLPVPYVMTDQSGTIIWYNKQFSEIAGQKIIKKSITQIFPGLYKKVFPQNGQTKEYCITQEEHKYHVECKSMVFKNLERGKEEEIQDDGAEGDVLQVFYFFDETQLRGYEEESKKKSLVAGLIYIDNYEEVLENMEEVRQSLLLALVERKIIKYMQGLDAIIKGFEKDKFLFVFEEEKLEELMESKFSILDEVRLINIGNELSMTLSIGVGVNGGSYTETYESARMAMDLALGRGGDQAVVRDGDTISYYGGKTQKVEKSTRVKARVKAHALREIMLTHDKIFVMGHKNPDADCVGAALGIYRLSKTLGKSTYIVMDKDCPAIEPIVEGIYKERAEEEEDIFVTNEEALLLKDKSAMLIVVDVNLPAMTECPELLKSVSTIVVLDHHRQNNETIKNAVVSYVEPYASSTCEMVAEILQYIVDKPKLKNIEADAMYSGILVDTDNFVIKAGVRTFEAAAFLRRAGADVTRVRKMFREDMEHCRIRTAIINKAEIYMNEFAISTFDGANVSGATVVGAKAANALLNIQGIRGSFVLTSLQDCIYISARSIDELNVQVIMEKFNGGGHLTMAAAQLKDVTLEEAKQQLEDVLQQMREDGDI, encoded by the coding sequence ATGAAACGAGAAAAGAATATATCAAGAAAGGTCGCACTGAATTTATGGCTGCCTATTATTGTGGTGGTCTTTATATTGGTAGCGGCCTTAGGTGTGATTGAAGTGAATCCTGGTCTCGGATATACGATCTTAGTAGGAGATGTCATATATCTTATTGCATCTGTTTTGTGTTACGAATATACAGAAAAGATGATTAATAATGAATTGCTTACGGCAGGGTTTGAACAGAGTCAGATCCAGAAGCAGATTCTTAAAGACCTGCCGGTGCCGTATGTAATGACAGACCAGTCAGGAACGATTATCTGGTATAATAAACAGTTTTCAGAAATCGCGGGACAAAAGATCATAAAGAAGAGTATCACACAGATCTTTCCGGGCCTTTACAAAAAGGTTTTTCCACAGAATGGACAGACGAAAGAATACTGTATCACACAGGAAGAACATAAATATCATGTAGAATGTAAGAGTATGGTATTTAAGAATCTGGAACGTGGAAAAGAGGAAGAGATTCAGGATGATGGGGCTGAAGGAGACGTTCTTCAGGTATTTTACTTTTTTGATGAGACACAGCTTCGTGGATATGAGGAAGAGTCGAAGAAGAAGAGTCTGGTTGCCGGACTGATCTATATTGATAATTACGAAGAAGTTCTTGAAAATATGGAAGAAGTAAGGCAGTCGCTTTTGCTTGCATTAGTAGAACGAAAGATTATAAAGTACATGCAGGGACTTGATGCGATCATCAAAGGTTTCGAGAAGGATAAGTTTCTCTTTGTATTTGAGGAAGAGAAGCTCGAAGAGCTGATGGAATCTAAGTTTTCTATTCTTGATGAGGTTCGTCTGATCAATATTGGTAATGAGCTGTCCATGACATTAAGTATTGGTGTTGGTGTGAATGGAGGAAGCTATACCGAAACATATGAAAGTGCAAGAATGGCAATGGATCTTGCCCTTGGCCGAGGTGGAGACCAGGCAGTAGTGAGAGATGGGGACACGATTTCCTATTACGGAGGCAAGACACAGAAAGTAGAGAAGAGTACAAGAGTAAAGGCAAGAGTGAAAGCGCATGCACTGCGTGAGATCATGCTTACGCATGATAAGATTTTTGTCATGGGACATAAGAATCCGGATGCAGACTGTGTCGGTGCGGCTCTTGGTATTTATCGTCTGTCAAAGACTTTAGGTAAGAGCACATATATTGTTATGGATAAGGATTGTCCGGCGATAGAACCGATCGTAGAGGGAATCTACAAAGAGCGGGCAGAGGAAGAGGAAGATATTTTTGTAACGAATGAGGAAGCGCTGCTTCTTAAAGATAAGTCAGCGATGCTCATTGTTGTAGATGTCAATCTTCCGGCAATGACAGAGTGTCCGGAGCTTTTAAAGTCTGTCTCAACGATTGTTGTTCTTGATCACCACAGACAGAATAATGAAACGATAAAGAACGCAGTGGTTTCTTATGTAGAACCGTACGCATCGTCAACCTGTGAGATGGTAGCGGAGATTTTACAGTATATCGTAGATAAGCCGAAGCTTAAGAATATCGAGGCAGATGCTATGTATTCCGGTATTCTCGTAGACACCGATAATTTTGTTATAAAAGCAGGTGTCCGTACTTTTGAGGCGGCGGCTTTTTTAAGAAGAGCAGGTGCAGATGTGACCCGCGTAAGAAAGATGTTTCGTGAAGATATGGAACATTGCCGGATACGGACAGCCATTATTAACAAGGCTGAGATTTACATGAATGAATTTGCCATTTCCACATTTGATGGAGCAAATGTATCCGGAGCTACTGTTGTCGGGGCCAAGGCGGCCAATGCATTGTTAAATATACAGGGAATCCGGGGAAGTTTTGTTTTGACATCGTTACAGGACTGTATATATATCAGTGCGCGTTCCATTGATGAGCTTAATGTACAGGTCATCATGGAGAAGTTCAATGGCGGCGGTCATCTTACGATGGCGGCGGCCCAGTTAAAAGATGTTACCCTTGAAGAAGCAAAGCAGCAGTTAGAAGATGTTTTGCAGCAGATGCGTGAAGATGGCGATATATAA
- the malQ gene encoding 4-alpha-glucanotransferase has protein sequence MNDKFSLLKKMRRLSGILVHPTSLPGKFGVGDLGPEAYRFVDFLQEAGQHLWQTLPLGPTGGHNSPYQCFSSFAGQPLLISPELLMQEGLLAESDLSNVPAFPEEEVDFKAVQAYKEELFKKAFTRFKELPEESELKSELALFCKSSHWLDDYAMFMAIKKSKDGAHWLEWEKKYRKPTKSQKAVIERDLEDEILYEKFLQWTFFRQWSQLKAYANERDILLIGDIPIFVSGDSSDVWAEPRLFQVDSDGFPTVVAGVPPDYFSATGQLWGNPLYDWKYHKKTNYAWWMDRFKTQFLLSDIVRIDHFRGLESYWEIPADSETALNGKWVDGPKDDFFETLIQSFGEEPPIIAEDLGIITDEVRALRDKFGLPGMKILQFAFEDDDSSYLPYNQPYNCVCYTGTHDNDTTTGWYASASEKARDKVRRYMNTDGSQISWDFIRTCFGTPARFALIPIQDLFCQGSEYRMNTPGKAEGNWAYRVKKELLTSDVAKRLYDVTKLYGR, from the coding sequence ATGAACGATAAATTTTCACTATTAAAAAAAATGCGTCGTCTTTCCGGTATTTTAGTTCACCCAACATCCTTACCAGGTAAGTTTGGCGTTGGAGATTTAGGTCCGGAAGCCTATCGTTTTGTAGATTTCTTACAGGAAGCCGGACAGCATCTATGGCAGACTCTTCCTCTTGGCCCTACCGGAGGACATAATAGTCCCTATCAGTGCTTCTCCTCTTTTGCAGGACAGCCATTACTAATCAGTCCGGAGCTTCTTATGCAGGAAGGTCTCCTTGCAGAGTCAGACTTAAGTAATGTTCCTGCTTTCCCGGAAGAAGAAGTTGATTTTAAGGCTGTACAGGCATACAAAGAAGAACTTTTCAAAAAGGCATTTACCCGTTTTAAAGAACTTCCGGAAGAAAGCGAGCTTAAATCCGAACTGGCTCTTTTCTGTAAAAGCTCTCACTGGTTAGATGATTATGCTATGTTTATGGCAATCAAGAAGTCCAAAGACGGGGCCCACTGGTTAGAATGGGAGAAGAAATACCGCAAACCAACGAAATCTCAGAAAGCTGTCATCGAACGTGACCTTGAAGATGAGATTCTTTATGAGAAGTTCCTTCAGTGGACATTCTTCCGCCAGTGGAGCCAGCTCAAAGCTTACGCAAATGAGCGCGATATCCTTTTAATCGGTGATATACCGATCTTCGTTTCCGGTGACAGTTCTGATGTGTGGGCTGAACCAAGATTATTCCAGGTAGATTCTGATGGATTCCCAACTGTTGTAGCCGGAGTACCACCAGACTATTTCAGCGCCACCGGACAGTTATGGGGTAATCCTCTTTATGACTGGAAATACCACAAAAAGACCAATTATGCATGGTGGATGGATCGTTTTAAGACACAGTTCTTATTAAGTGATATCGTTCGTATTGACCATTTCCGCGGTTTAGAAAGCTACTGGGAGATTCCTGCTGATTCTGAAACTGCTTTAAATGGCAAATGGGTTGACGGACCGAAGGATGATTTCTTTGAAACATTAATTCAATCTTTTGGAGAAGAACCACCTATCATCGCAGAAGATCTCGGTATCATTACAGACGAAGTTCGTGCATTACGTGACAAGTTCGGATTACCGGGTATGAAGATTCTTCAATTCGCTTTTGAAGATGATGACAGCAGTTATCTTCCTTATAATCAGCCATACAACTGCGTATGCTATACAGGAACGCACGACAATGACACTACAACAGGCTGGTACGCTTCTGCTTCCGAAAAAGCCCGCGATAAAGTACGCCGCTACATGAACACCGATGGCTCCCAGATTAGCTGGGATTTTATCCGTACCTGCTTCGGCACTCCTGCCCGCTTTGCTTTAATTCCTATTCAGGATCTGTTCTGTCAGGGAAGTGAATATCGTATGAACACTCCGGGAAAAGCAGAAGGCAACTGGGCTTATCGCGTGAAGAAAGAACTTCTTACCAGCGATGTCGCAAAACGTCTTTATGACGTAACAAAACTTTACGGACGTTAA
- a CDS encoding lysophospholipid acyltransferase family protein yields the protein MTFRSICIAVYVFFYLIFTTPERIRLKKLEQTDPQKASRIAQAHVQKVFRHLLKISGVTIEVNGLENIPDEAALFVGNHSSYFDIIVTGAAIPGGVGFVAKDSLGNIPGLSSWMKRIHCLFLDRKDIRKGLQTILEGAEYLKEGYSMCIYPEGTRSTNGELGEFKGGSLKMAQKAKAPIVPVAIRGTRDIFENNPGLRVRPSHVTISFGTPFKISELPATEKKFAGEHAKQAIADMLAQQ from the coding sequence ATGACTTTTCGTTCTATCTGTATTGCAGTTTATGTGTTTTTTTATTTGATCTTTACGACTCCGGAAAGGATTCGTTTAAAAAAGCTTGAACAGACCGACCCACAGAAGGCTTCTCGTATCGCTCAGGCGCATGTTCAAAAAGTATTTCGACATCTTTTAAAAATATCCGGTGTCACGATCGAGGTAAATGGACTCGAAAATATCCCTGATGAAGCTGCTCTTTTCGTTGGAAACCACAGCAGTTACTTTGACATCATCGTTACCGGTGCTGCCATCCCCGGCGGTGTAGGCTTTGTAGCAAAGGACAGCCTCGGAAATATTCCAGGACTTTCTTCCTGGATGAAGCGTATTCACTGTCTGTTTTTAGACCGCAAAGACATCCGCAAAGGATTACAGACCATCCTTGAAGGAGCAGAATATCTAAAAGAAGGTTATTCCATGTGTATTTATCCGGAAGGTACAAGAAGTACAAACGGAGAACTTGGAGAATTCAAAGGCGGCAGCCTGAAAATGGCTCAAAAAGCCAAAGCCCCTATTGTTCCTGTTGCTATCCGCGGCACTAGAGACATCTTTGAAAATAATCCAGGGCTTCGCGTTCGTCCATCTCACGTAACGATTTCATTCGGCACACCGTTTAAAATCTCTGAACTTCCAGCCACAGAAAAGAAATTTGCGGGCGAACATGCAAAACAGGCAATCGCAGATATGCTTGCTCAACAATAA
- a CDS encoding antitoxin, with the protein MKKIDRDGLLLCELQATAFENSIDKMDSSSEIFIRRFMKSNIAKRMDDESILESNLQANDILQLVDEEYGVSHYGTVKYTHNEMYWIGYIYRYFAITYEFTSARVYKIVKPKELRELFLPYHTLDPSQAIERILEAKGLLLDEEAELQRQYEIFRRIRMGSK; encoded by the coding sequence ATGAAAAAGATAGACAGAGATGGTTTGCTTTTATGTGAACTTCAGGCAACAGCCTTTGAAAATTCTATAGATAAAATGGATTCAAGTTCTGAGATTTTTATTAGAAGATTTATGAAAAGCAATATAGCCAAAAGAATGGATGACGAATCAATCCTTGAAAGTAATCTTCAGGCAAATGATATTTTACAGTTAGTGGATGAGGAATATGGAGTTTCACATTATGGAACGGTAAAATATACTCATAATGAGATGTACTGGATTGGATACATTTATAGATATTTTGCAATTACTTACGAATTCACATCAGCACGAGTTTATAAAATTGTAAAACCGAAAGAATTACGGGAATTATTTTTGCCATATCATACATTAGACCCATCTCAGGCTATAGAGAGAATATTAGAAGCAAAAGGATTATTGCTTGATGAAGAAGCAGAACTGCAGCGACAGTATGAGATCTTTAGAAGAATAAGGATGGGTTCAAAATGA
- a CDS encoding DUF3990 domain-containing protein: MEYNFSKDLKSIREILGISQSEFADRIGVEQITISRNELGRTNPSAKILENVYTFAFAKNIKINKLKEMFWRDDLKKHEKLLFHGAKSKIDGEIDIHRGRHNNDFGQGFYAGESYEQAISFVSGFENSSVYYICFNADNLMCKRYAVNQEWMMTIAYYRGALDEYKNHPVVKKIIEQSRACDYIIAPIADNRMFQIINSFIEGELTDEQCKHCLAATNLGMQYIFVSEKAVAQAKIIERCYISHNEREYYKNIRLEESKLGANKVKLARKQYRGKGRYIDEILV; the protein is encoded by the coding sequence ATGGAATATAATTTTTCAAAAGACTTGAAATCTATTCGAGAAATATTAGGTATCTCTCAGAGTGAATTTGCAGACCGGATTGGAGTAGAACAGATAACGATTTCAAGAAATGAATTAGGAAGAACGAATCCATCTGCAAAAATTTTGGAGAATGTATATACATTTGCTTTTGCTAAAAATATAAAGATTAATAAATTAAAGGAAATGTTTTGGAGAGATGATTTAAAAAAACATGAGAAATTACTTTTTCATGGAGCTAAAAGCAAAATTGATGGAGAGATAGATATTCACAGAGGCAGGCATAATAATGATTTTGGTCAGGGTTTTTATGCAGGAGAAAGTTACGAACAGGCAATATCGTTTGTTTCAGGATTTGAGAATTCATCGGTATATTATATTTGTTTTAATGCTGATAATCTTATGTGTAAAAGATACGCAGTAAATCAGGAATGGATGATGACAATTGCATACTATAGAGGTGCGTTAGATGAGTATAAGAATCATCCAGTTGTAAAAAAAATTATAGAACAGTCGAGAGCCTGTGATTACATAATTGCACCAATAGCAGATAATCGTATGTTTCAAATAATTAATTCATTCATTGAAGGAGAGCTTACAGATGAACAATGTAAACATTGCCTTGCGGCAACAAATCTTGGAATGCAGTATATCTTTGTAAGTGAAAAAGCAGTAGCACAGGCAAAAATTATAGAGCGTTGTTATATTTCTCATAATGAAAGAGAATACTATAAAAATATACGACTTGAAGAGTCGAAGTTAGGAGCTAATAAAGTAAAATTAGCCAGAAAGCAATATAGGGGCAAAGGTCGGTACATTGACGAAATTTTGGTGTAA
- a CDS encoding helix-turn-helix domain-containing protein has product MDYLSYNVAVNLKQIRLSKGMSLGEVAEQTGVSKSMLAQIEKGTANPSLGVLGKITSGLRIEFQTLIDAPREDFCLVSPKEIFPTKELEGQYKVWTCFPYEDSHSVEVYRIDIEPGGVYMSGSHGEKTREYITVTEGVLTIECHGHIQIINKEQVYKFETDQMHVYRNEGRETVSFTCFFLDYTGLR; this is encoded by the coding sequence ATGGATTATTTGTCATATAATGTAGCGGTTAATTTAAAACAGATTCGCCTGTCAAAGGGGATGAGCCTTGGTGAGGTTGCGGAACAGACCGGAGTCAGCAAAAGTATGCTTGCTCAGATTGAAAAAGGTACAGCCAATCCCTCTCTTGGTGTGCTTGGGAAAATTACAAGCGGACTCCGCATAGAATTTCAGACACTCATTGATGCGCCGAGAGAAGATTTTTGCCTTGTAAGTCCAAAAGAAATTTTTCCTACAAAAGAACTGGAAGGGCAATATAAAGTCTGGACATGTTTTCCTTATGAAGATTCTCATTCCGTAGAAGTATATCGAATTGATATAGAACCCGGCGGGGTCTATATGAGTGGGAGTCATGGCGAAAAAACAAGAGAGTACATTACAGTAACAGAAGGTGTACTTACGATAGAATGTCATGGGCATATACAGATAATCAATAAAGAACAGGTTTATAAATTTGAAACAGATCAGATGCATGTTTATCGGAACGAAGGAAGAGAAACAGTCAGTTTTACTTGTTTTTTTCTTGATTATACGGGGTTAAGATGA